In a genomic window of Mycolicibacterium neoaurum VKM Ac-1815D:
- a CDS encoding APC family permease, which produces MGVPGLVIFGLAYTAPLAVFTTYGVVNESTSGHVATAYLITLLAVLFTAGSYAALVRAYPVAGGAYTYSRRAFGGNVGFVTGWALLLDYLLLPLINYLLIGIYLHAEYPAVPIWLYSLLGMGVVTVLSVVGIVVVRNANLVMVGLQMVFALVFAVLAVKHIVENPGVSLLQPIYDQGVATATLFTGAATLALSFLGFDAISTMSEEARDPRRTVPRAIMLTVAIAGMLFIAVSYLATLVQRDPSAIVDPDSAAIEIMGMTAGQWLQTFFLFSFMAACVASALASQVSVTRILYAMGRDGVLPRKLFGRLSRRFQTPVGAIAFVGVISLIALVADLGTMASIVSFGALAAFSVVNLAVIKLFLVDATERTPWHLFRYGLAPAIGFLLTFYLWFSLSRLGFIAGLVWIVVGVLYLAGITRGFRKAPPEIQFDAEHSPLTPHDDDRVVKL; this is translated from the coding sequence ATGGGCGTGCCCGGACTGGTCATCTTCGGATTGGCCTACACGGCGCCGCTGGCAGTGTTCACGACTTACGGCGTCGTGAATGAATCGACGTCAGGCCATGTGGCGACCGCGTATCTGATCACGCTGTTGGCGGTGCTCTTCACGGCGGGCAGCTACGCGGCCCTGGTCAGGGCTTACCCGGTCGCCGGTGGCGCGTACACCTACTCCCGGCGGGCCTTCGGCGGGAACGTCGGCTTCGTCACCGGCTGGGCGTTGCTGCTGGACTACCTCTTGCTACCGCTGATCAACTATCTCCTCATCGGCATCTATCTGCACGCCGAGTATCCAGCGGTGCCCATCTGGCTGTACTCACTCTTGGGGATGGGTGTCGTCACGGTGCTCAGCGTCGTGGGAATCGTGGTGGTGCGCAACGCGAATCTGGTCATGGTGGGGCTGCAGATGGTCTTCGCGCTGGTGTTCGCGGTGCTCGCGGTCAAGCACATCGTCGAGAACCCGGGCGTCTCGCTCCTGCAGCCCATCTACGACCAAGGTGTCGCCACGGCGACGTTGTTCACGGGAGCCGCGACGCTGGCGTTGAGTTTCCTTGGCTTCGACGCCATTTCGACGATGTCCGAAGAAGCGCGGGACCCGCGCCGCACGGTGCCACGAGCAATCATGCTTACCGTCGCCATCGCCGGGATGCTCTTCATCGCGGTGTCCTATCTGGCGACACTGGTGCAGCGCGATCCGTCTGCGATCGTGGATCCAGACTCCGCAGCGATCGAGATCATGGGCATGACCGCGGGGCAGTGGCTCCAGACGTTCTTCCTCTTCAGCTTTATGGCCGCGTGTGTGGCCTCGGCACTGGCCTCTCAGGTTAGCGTTACGAGAATTCTGTATGCGATGGGCCGGGATGGCGTGTTGCCGCGAAAATTGTTCGGTCGTCTCAGCCGCAGGTTCCAGACCCCGGTCGGTGCGATCGCGTTCGTCGGAGTCATCTCGTTGATCGCGTTGGTAGCGGACCTAGGGACCATGGCCTCGATCGTGAGTTTCGGTGCGTTGGCTGCATTCTCGGTCGTCAACCTGGCGGTCATCAAACTCTTCCTCGTCGACGCCACCGAACGCACTCCGTGGCATCTGTTCCGGTACGGGCTCGCGCCCGCGATTGGGTTCCTGCTCACCTTCTACCTGTGGTTCAGCCTGTCTCGTCTGGGCTTCATCGCCGGACTCGTCTGGATCGTCGTGGGCGTCCTGTACCTCGCCGGCATCACCCGAGGCTTCCGCAAGGCCCCACCAGAGATACAGTTCGACGCCGAGCACTCACCCTTGACTCCCCATGACGATGACAGGGTTGTAAAACTTTGA
- a CDS encoding GntR family transcriptional regulator: MPSRSTTGEQVAELIRQAIITGAIGRSAPLREEAIAAQFEVSRRTVRDALRILEGFGLVRHQRHKGTQVADFAAADIRDLYNTRLVLETAAARRWCTADPAAPDEVLADRLGEAFDRLRAASEHLDSVQVVEADLGFHAAVIGLMASPRADRFFGSIAQEMAFAIAILEATQRETQTRPAQALAEHEDIRRALMDRDHDRSLDLITTHVETNRERLVSIVQEQDHGAVGAVSE, translated from the coding sequence TTGCCCAGCAGGTCGACCACCGGAGAGCAGGTTGCCGAACTGATTCGGCAGGCCATCATCACGGGTGCGATCGGACGCAGCGCGCCGCTGCGCGAAGAGGCGATCGCGGCGCAGTTCGAGGTATCGCGCCGGACCGTGCGGGATGCATTGCGCATCTTGGAGGGATTCGGGCTGGTCCGACATCAGCGCCACAAGGGTACACAGGTGGCGGATTTTGCCGCCGCCGACATCCGTGACCTCTACAACACGCGTCTGGTGCTGGAGACCGCAGCGGCACGACGTTGGTGCACCGCGGACCCGGCGGCCCCCGACGAGGTGCTCGCCGATCGGTTGGGTGAGGCCTTCGATCGGCTGCGCGCCGCGAGCGAACACCTCGACTCGGTGCAGGTGGTGGAGGCCGATCTCGGATTTCACGCCGCTGTCATCGGACTGATGGCAAGTCCTCGCGCCGACCGGTTCTTCGGTTCGATCGCTCAAGAGATGGCGTTCGCCATCGCCATCCTCGAGGCCACGCAGCGCGAGACGCAGACGCGCCCGGCCCAAGCGCTGGCCGAACACGAAGACATTCGCCGTGCCTTGATGGACCGCGACCACGACCGTTCGCTCGATCTGATCACCACCCACGTCGAGACCAATCGCGAACGGCTGGTGAGCATCGTGCAGGAGCAGGACCATGGCGCCGTTGGCGCCGTCAGTGAATAG
- a CDS encoding alpha/beta fold hydrolase — protein sequence MDIRTGTAKSGDLDIFYEDMGDVNDPAVLLIMGLGGQLLFWRDGFCERLVNQGFRVIRYDNRDIGLSSKLEGHDTDAKLLPRLLRFQFGLRNEAAYTLEDMADDAAALLDHLQIEKAHVFGGSMGGMIAQIFAARYHHRTKTLGVIFTSNNQALLPLPALKQMQAATTRSKDPSRDGVIANSVRTARILGSPGYPASEDQMLADATESYERSYNPDGVTRQYNAMLGSGSLLRYDKQITAPTVVMHGRADKMMRPTCGHAVAKAIRGSRWVTFDGMAHDLPEPLWDDIIGELKINFSKVP from the coding sequence ATGGACATCCGCACCGGCACCGCCAAGTCCGGCGATCTCGACATCTTCTACGAGGACATGGGCGACGTGAACGACCCCGCTGTTCTGTTGATCATGGGGCTCGGCGGGCAGCTGTTGTTCTGGCGCGACGGCTTCTGCGAGCGTCTGGTTAATCAGGGGTTCCGCGTCATACGCTACGACAACCGCGACATCGGGCTCTCCAGCAAGCTCGAGGGCCATGACACCGACGCAAAACTATTGCCGCGACTGCTGCGTTTCCAGTTCGGGCTGCGAAACGAAGCCGCCTACACGCTGGAGGACATGGCCGACGACGCTGCGGCGCTGCTCGACCACCTGCAGATTGAAAAGGCGCACGTCTTCGGCGGATCGATGGGCGGGATGATCGCGCAGATCTTCGCCGCCAGGTACCACCACCGCACCAAGACGCTGGGCGTCATCTTCACGAGCAACAACCAGGCGCTGCTGCCCCTGCCAGCCCTCAAGCAGATGCAGGCGGCGACGACGCGTTCCAAGGACCCCTCGCGCGACGGCGTCATCGCCAACTCCGTCCGCACCGCCAGAATCCTCGGCAGCCCGGGCTACCCAGCCTCCGAGGACCAGATGCTGGCCGATGCCACGGAGTCTTACGAGCGTTCGTACAACCCCGACGGGGTGACTCGCCAGTACAACGCCATGCTCGGCAGCGGCAGCCTGCTTCGCTACGACAAGCAGATCACCGCGCCGACGGTGGTGATGCACGGTCGCGCGGACAAGATGATGCGCCCCACTTGTGGCCATGCGGTAGCCAAGGCCATCCGCGGGTCCCGCTGGGTGACATTCGACGGAATGGCCCACGACCTGCCCGAGCCGCTGTGGGATGACATCATCGGTGAACTGAAGATCAACTTCTCCAAGGTGCCGTAA
- a CDS encoding response regulator transcription factor codes for MDLVADCAYNAGSEERGPAGAYILERLGGIVHADAAAILGWNPVAHRHVLVSNVEYAPSTLLGLSEPYADTDPHHQMIACKQPLRFADLPYDYRGTEFYEDVLAPAGFRDGLTTCLFGQSGDYVGMVHMSSGTRGTFDRRHSLLLKTIAPSIGRLCTPARPRLTADTSSVAYMDASGRSQAWGRCPAPVVCDEPEFISATARFLDSGRESVVGLWPTAASWLRVRMDRIDEPLWGPGVVALVATTETHVPYGLTGREIDILTGVAHGLSNQQIASRFGISVRTTTAHVEKILHKLAERSRTGAAVRAIEEGLARLIP; via the coding sequence GTGGATCTCGTTGCGGACTGCGCCTACAACGCCGGCAGTGAGGAACGCGGTCCGGCCGGCGCGTACATCCTCGAACGGCTGGGCGGCATTGTGCACGCCGATGCGGCGGCGATCCTCGGGTGGAACCCCGTCGCCCATCGCCATGTGCTCGTGAGCAACGTCGAATACGCACCATCGACGCTTCTCGGCCTGAGCGAGCCCTACGCAGACACCGATCCGCACCACCAGATGATCGCGTGCAAGCAGCCGCTGCGGTTCGCGGACCTGCCTTACGACTACCGCGGGACCGAGTTCTACGAAGACGTCCTCGCACCCGCTGGATTTCGGGACGGCCTGACGACGTGTCTGTTCGGTCAGAGCGGGGACTACGTGGGCATGGTCCACATGTCGTCGGGCACGCGGGGGACGTTCGACCGGAGGCATTCGCTTCTGCTCAAGACCATCGCCCCCAGCATCGGTCGGTTGTGCACTCCGGCGCGGCCCCGACTGACGGCGGACACGTCGTCGGTCGCCTACATGGACGCCAGCGGCCGAAGCCAGGCCTGGGGACGGTGCCCCGCACCCGTGGTCTGCGACGAGCCGGAGTTCATCTCCGCCACGGCCCGCTTTCTCGACAGCGGCCGTGAGTCGGTCGTCGGACTATGGCCCACGGCCGCGTCCTGGCTGCGCGTGCGCATGGACCGCATCGACGAACCCCTATGGGGGCCAGGCGTCGTCGCGTTGGTCGCCACCACTGAGACGCATGTTCCATACGGCTTGACCGGTCGCGAAATTGACATCCTCACCGGGGTGGCCCACGGCCTGTCGAATCAACAGATCGCTTCGCGCTTTGGGATATCGGTGCGCACCACCACGGCTCACGTCGAGAAGATCTTGCACAAACTCGCCGAACGGTCCCGCACGGGTGCGGCGGTTCGCGCGATCGAGGAAGGCCTGGCCCGCCTCATCCCGTGA
- a CDS encoding MFS transporter, whose protein sequence is MPKGLIALAIAAFGIGLTEFVIMGLLPDIATEFAVTEAVAGWLISGYALAVVVGALVVTAAVTRLPRKPVLMGLLGLFIAGNLLSALAPSYAVLMGGRVLAALCHGAFFGIGSVVAANMVPAHRKAGAIALMFTGLTAANVLGVPFGTLLGQQFGWRATFWAITLIGVIATAGIAVLAPNDDPQAESPPSLRREMTAFTRLQVWLSIAVTILGFGGVFGAFTYIAYTLTEVSGFASSTVPWLLVVFGIGGFVGNVVGGKAADRSVDRALIVFIAALIVILVAFALTAHSRPATIAALLAMGAAAFGSVPALQMRVMTFGDDAPTMASAANIGAFNLGNALGAWIGGMTISAGFGYTSPIWAGAALTASALLVLVVATALSSRTKTSGLTTSAGMSRLAQ, encoded by the coding sequence GTGCCCAAGGGACTAATCGCGCTGGCGATCGCGGCATTCGGTATCGGCTTGACCGAATTCGTCATCATGGGGCTCCTGCCGGACATTGCCACTGAGTTCGCTGTGACGGAAGCCGTCGCGGGGTGGCTGATCTCCGGCTACGCCTTGGCGGTCGTCGTCGGTGCACTCGTCGTCACTGCGGCGGTGACGCGCCTTCCACGCAAACCGGTTCTCATGGGGTTGCTGGGGTTGTTCATCGCTGGCAACCTGCTGTCGGCGCTGGCCCCGAGCTACGCGGTTCTGATGGGCGGTCGCGTTCTGGCGGCACTATGTCATGGAGCGTTCTTCGGTATCGGATCGGTGGTCGCGGCCAACATGGTTCCTGCTCATCGCAAAGCCGGTGCTATTGCCCTCATGTTCACCGGCCTCACTGCGGCCAACGTTCTAGGTGTCCCGTTTGGAACGCTGTTGGGGCAGCAGTTCGGCTGGCGAGCAACGTTCTGGGCGATCACGCTCATCGGGGTGATTGCCACGGCCGGCATCGCCGTCCTGGCGCCCAACGATGATCCGCAGGCCGAGTCGCCCCCCAGCCTGCGGCGCGAGATGACGGCGTTCACCCGCCTGCAGGTGTGGTTGTCGATCGCGGTGACCATCCTCGGATTCGGCGGTGTCTTCGGTGCGTTCACCTACATCGCCTACACCTTGACCGAAGTATCAGGCTTCGCCTCCTCGACCGTGCCGTGGCTGCTGGTGGTCTTCGGTATTGGGGGCTTCGTCGGAAACGTCGTCGGCGGCAAGGCCGCAGACCGGTCGGTCGACCGGGCCCTGATCGTGTTCATCGCCGCTCTGATCGTGATCCTGGTGGCGTTTGCGCTCACTGCGCACAGCCGGCCCGCCACGATCGCGGCATTGCTGGCGATGGGAGCCGCCGCCTTCGGCAGTGTCCCTGCCCTGCAGATGCGTGTCATGACATTCGGCGATGACGCACCAACGATGGCCTCGGCCGCCAACATCGGCGCATTCAACCTCGGCAACGCCCTCGGCGCCTGGATTGGCGGCATGACGATCTCCGCCGGCTTCGGCTACACCTCACCCATCTGGGCGGGCGCCGCACTTACCGCATCCGCCCTGCTGGTACTCGTCGTAGCAACCGCCTTGAGTAGCAGGACTAAGACCAGCGGCCTGACGACCTCCGCAGGTATGTCGCGCCTCGCGCAGTAA
- a CDS encoding MarR family winged helix-turn-helix transcriptional regulator, translating to MGIANDAVEIRARGWRTLAALHGRLEAALEKVLQAEHELSVVEYTVLDALSRQDGWHMRMQQLARATALSSSATTRLVNRLEERGLLGRFLCQDDRRGIYTELTPEGQQLLELARPHHDRMLKEALGVAADHPELAPLVQALNSL from the coding sequence ATGGGTATCGCCAATGACGCCGTTGAGATCCGGGCTCGGGGTTGGCGAACTCTCGCGGCCCTGCACGGCCGTCTGGAAGCTGCGTTGGAAAAGGTATTGCAGGCCGAACACGAGCTGTCCGTCGTCGAGTACACGGTGCTCGATGCACTGAGTCGCCAGGACGGCTGGCACATGAGAATGCAGCAGCTCGCGCGCGCGACGGCCCTGAGCTCGAGCGCCACGACTCGACTGGTCAACCGCCTCGAAGAGCGCGGGCTTCTGGGGCGCTTTCTATGCCAGGACGACCGCCGGGGGATCTACACCGAGCTGACGCCCGAGGGACAACAGCTGCTCGAACTTGCCCGCCCCCATCACGATCGCATGCTGAAGGAGGCACTCGGCGTAGCGGCCGACCACCCGGAACTCGCACCCCTGGTCCAGGCCTTGAACAGCCTCTAG
- a CDS encoding amidohydrolase: protein MGVIAFRNGTVWRGDGLPDTDRLLVVDGRIAPWNEDVSPDVSVDLNGGLLAPAFGDGHAHPILAGLEQQGPAIRDARDVSEIVERIQAWAQDHPDDEWIVAASYDATLTPSGWFDARWLDAVVPDRPVMLRAWDYHSVWCNTRALELAGIDKDTPQPDVGEIPRREDGQPLGTLLEWGAVDLALRVAPTPSLDQGVEALEYATGHLAARGIAWFQDAWVDPDDIEIWLAAAQRGVLRCRADLALRADPLRWAEQRYQLAGQRDRIRAAPHLTCNTIKFFVDGIIENHTAHMLHDYADACTRGMKVWQHDELLAAAAFVDELGFELHLHAIGDAGARSALDAVEHIQAVNGPRDRRPVIAHAQLVDDDDLPRFAELGVIACFQPLWATTDDVMQQLTLPRLGHERGHRQYRIGSVLRSGAPMSFGSDWPVTSADVLPALQTAVTRARQDGTPHGGWMPEERIDIVNALDIVTRGVAYQAGTETSRGVLNDGFEADLVWLSADPRKSPVSDLSSISVLGTWVAGIPTYQSNSMSSALPAQMERTHV, encoded by the coding sequence ATGGGCGTAATAGCGTTCCGCAACGGAACCGTGTGGAGAGGCGACGGCCTTCCGGACACGGATCGGCTCCTCGTCGTCGACGGTCGCATCGCGCCGTGGAACGAGGATGTGAGCCCGGACGTCTCCGTCGACCTGAACGGCGGACTCCTGGCGCCCGCCTTCGGTGACGGTCACGCACACCCCATTCTCGCGGGCCTGGAACAGCAGGGACCGGCAATTCGGGATGCGCGCGACGTGTCCGAGATCGTCGAACGGATACAAGCGTGGGCGCAGGACCACCCCGACGACGAGTGGATCGTGGCTGCTAGTTACGACGCCACCCTCACCCCGTCTGGGTGGTTCGACGCTCGCTGGCTCGACGCCGTGGTGCCCGATCGCCCGGTGATGCTGCGGGCGTGGGATTACCACTCGGTGTGGTGCAACACGCGGGCGCTCGAGCTCGCCGGCATCGACAAGGACACTCCGCAGCCCGACGTCGGCGAGATCCCACGGCGGGAGGACGGTCAACCGCTGGGCACCCTTCTGGAGTGGGGCGCGGTGGACCTTGCGCTACGGGTCGCTCCGACGCCCAGTCTCGATCAAGGGGTCGAAGCGTTGGAGTACGCCACGGGACACCTCGCCGCCCGTGGCATCGCCTGGTTCCAGGACGCGTGGGTGGATCCGGACGACATCGAGATCTGGTTGGCGGCTGCCCAGCGGGGCGTGCTCCGATGCCGCGCCGATCTGGCACTGCGGGCGGACCCGCTGCGGTGGGCAGAACAGCGCTACCAGCTTGCCGGGCAACGCGATCGCATCCGTGCTGCACCCCATCTCACGTGCAACACCATCAAGTTCTTCGTCGACGGAATCATCGAAAACCACACCGCGCACATGCTTCACGACTATGCCGATGCGTGCACCCGTGGCATGAAGGTGTGGCAGCACGATGAGCTCCTGGCTGCCGCGGCGTTCGTCGACGAGCTCGGCTTCGAATTGCACCTTCACGCCATCGGTGACGCCGGAGCCCGCTCTGCCCTCGACGCCGTGGAGCACATCCAAGCCGTCAACGGTCCTCGGGACCGGCGCCCGGTCATCGCCCACGCTCAACTCGTCGACGACGACGACCTGCCCAGGTTTGCCGAGCTCGGTGTCATCGCATGCTTCCAGCCATTGTGGGCCACCACGGATGACGTCATGCAGCAACTGACGCTCCCGCGGTTGGGGCATGAGCGAGGCCACCGGCAGTACCGCATCGGCTCCGTCTTGAGGTCCGGCGCACCGATGAGCTTCGGCAGTGACTGGCCCGTCACCAGTGCAGACGTCCTACCGGCTCTGCAGACGGCCGTCACCCGGGCACGCCAAGACGGCACCCCACACGGTGGTTGGATGCCGGAGGAACGCATAGACATCGTCAACGCACTCGACATCGTCACCCGCGGCGTCGCCTATCAAGCCGGCACGGAGACCAGCCGCGGTGTGTTGAACGACGGCTTCGAGGCGGACCTGGTGTGGCTGTCGGCCGACCCGCGGAAGTCACCCGTAAGCGACCTGAGTTCGATATCGGTTCTCGGCACCTGGGTCGCGGGAATCCCTACCTACCAATCGAATTCGATGTCCAGCGCCCTGCCGGCGCAGATGGAGCGTACTCATGTCTGA
- a CDS encoding SDR family NAD(P)-dependent oxidoreductase, with protein MSHAESAHHHLGTAIVTGAGSAAGIGFATARLLGLTGLTVILTSTTDRVQQRVDELQAAGIHAVGIAGDLTDPAHADRVAALALERTGRIDILVNNAGLAAVTNVVAAATLAHLTDHDWANSIGCNLTTAFTLTRAVLPTMVERGYGRVVNVSSVSGPVCAFPGDGAYHAAKAGLVGLTRSVAIDYAGAGITCNAVAPGWIVTDSTTEDELAAGASCPLGRSGTADEVAHAILMLTARAASYITGQCLVVDGGNSIQEDHRLR; from the coding sequence ATGTCCCACGCCGAATCTGCCCACCATCACCTGGGGACCGCCATCGTCACCGGCGCCGGGTCGGCTGCGGGTATCGGGTTTGCGACCGCACGCCTGCTCGGCCTGACCGGCCTGACGGTGATCTTGACGTCGACCACGGATCGCGTCCAGCAGCGGGTGGACGAGTTACAGGCGGCCGGCATCCACGCCGTCGGTATTGCCGGCGACCTCACCGACCCCGCTCATGCGGATCGGGTGGCCGCGCTCGCGCTGGAACGCACCGGCCGCATCGACATCCTGGTGAATAATGCCGGGCTGGCTGCGGTCACCAACGTCGTCGCGGCAGCCACCTTGGCACACCTCACCGACCACGACTGGGCTAACTCGATTGGGTGCAACCTGACCACCGCGTTCACCCTGACCCGTGCGGTGCTCCCCACGATGGTCGAACGCGGATACGGCCGGGTGGTCAACGTGTCCTCGGTATCGGGGCCCGTGTGCGCCTTCCCCGGGGACGGGGCCTATCACGCGGCCAAGGCCGGTTTGGTGGGCCTGACCCGGTCAGTCGCCATCGACTACGCCGGGGCCGGCATCACCTGCAACGCCGTGGCGCCTGGGTGGATCGTGACGGACTCGACCACCGAGGACGAGCTGGCAGCAGGTGCTTCCTGCCCGCTCGGCAGATCCGGAACGGCCGATGAGGTGGCGCACGCCATCCTGATGCTGACGGCCAGGGCGGCTTCCTACATCACGGGCCAATGCCTCGTGGTCGACGGCGGTAACTCGATCCAGGAAGATCACAGGTTGCGCTAG